Proteins encoded in a region of the Quercus lobata isolate SW786 chromosome 8, ValleyOak3.0 Primary Assembly, whole genome shotgun sequence genome:
- the LOC115957894 gene encoding uncharacterized protein LOC115957894, translated as MQATSFAPVPNCCYPVIPNQYLHFQPLHLKKPKPTYLSLSNNQHIITALTLIPTTTPTKPLQYTNNNPDPDLNSSLFPQFYSCIATDKGNNQNPDTQNQRKEENYRDKVTKKDWGIFTNMWWAELKAAMGQRINFEGIASSTMVVVKDHHLALPHVAVPDIRYIDWAELHRKGFRGVVFDKDNTITVPYSLALWGPLGSSLERCKSVFGPDIAVFSNSAGLCEYDLDGSKARALEGAIGIKVIRHRVKKPAGTAEEIEKHFGCKSSQLIMVGDRPLTDIVYGNRNGFLTILTGPLSLAEEPFIVRQVRKFETSLVNRWVRRGLKPISHSLLSDPMLCVKDLPPL; from the exons atgcagGCAACCTCCTTTGCTCCAGTCCCCAACTGCTGTTACCCCGTTATTCCAAACCAGTATTTACACTTCCAACCTCTCCATCTCAAGAAACCAAAACCCACTTACCTCTCCCTCTCAAATAACCAACACATCATCACTGCCCTCACTCTAATTCCAACAACCACTCCCACCAAACCACTACAATATACTAATAACAACCCTGACCCAGATCTCAACTCTTCACTCTTTCCACAGTTTTACTCTTGCATTGCCACTGACAAGGGAAATAACCAAAACCCAGATAcccaaaaccaaagaaaagaagagaactACAGAGATAAAGTGACCAAAAAGGACTGGGGAATTTTCACAAACATGTGGTGGGCAGAATTAAAAGCAGCGATGGGCCAGAGAATTAACTTCGAAGGTATTGCTAGTTCAACTATGGTTGTAGTAAAGGACCATCATCTGGCTTTGCCGCACGTGGCGGTGCCCGATATAAGGTATATTGATTGGGCTGAGCTGCATAGGAAGGGTTTTAGGGGTGTTGTGTTTGATAAGGATAATACTATCACTGTACCTTACTCATTGGCTTTGTGGGGGCCTCTTGGTTCGTCTCTGGAGCGGTGTAAATCAGTGTTTGGCCCGGATATTGCCGTGTTCAGCAACTCTGCTG GGCTGTGTGAATATGACCTTGATGGTTCAAAAGCTAGGGCACTCGAAGGGGCCATTGGAATTAAAGTAATAAGGCATA GGGTGAAGAAACCAGCTGGAACGGCTGAAGAAATTGAGAAGCACTTTGGTTGTAAATCCTCACAACTTATCATG GTTGGTGATCGGCCATTAACGGATATTGTGTACGGGAATAGAAATGGATTTCTGACTATTTTGACTGGACCTTTAAGTCTTGCCGAGGAGCCATTCATTGTTAGGCAG GTGAGGAAATTTGAAACGTCCCTTGTCAATCGCTGGGTTAGGAGAGGGTTGAAGCCAATTAGTCATAGTTTATTGTCAGATCCCATGCTTTGTGTGAAAGATCTCCCACCTTTGTGA
- the LOC115957888 gene encoding xyloglucan endotransglucosylase/hydrolase protein 15-like isoform X2 codes for MSVVMVTFASNFYNDVDLTWGDHRANIRNGGQILTLSLDHESGSGFQSKNEYLFGRFDMQMKLVPGDSAGTVTTLYLSSQGGAHDEIDFEFLGNLSGQPYILSTNIYSQGKGDREQQFYLWFDPTKNFHTYSAIWNRRKIIFLVDNIPIRVFSNLESIGVPFPKSQPMRVYSTIWNGDSWATRGGLVKIDWSKAPFTATYRNYIANACVWISGKPCRNKSINAAENVFAEDKAILGPKGRERLRWVQKNYMIYNYCTDLKRFPKGLPPECKR; via the exons ATGAGTGTTGTTATGGTCACCTTCGCCAGCAATTTCTATAACGACGTTGATCTTACATGGGGTGATCACCGTGCGAACATACGCAACGGCGGCCAAATTCTCACGCTTTCTCTTGACCACGAATCTGGGTCTGGTTTCCAGTCCAAGAATGAGTACCTATTTGGAAGATTCGACATGCAAATGAAGCTAGTGCCTGGGGACTCAGCTGGCACTGTGACAACATTATAT TTATCTTCACAAGGAGGAGCCCACGATGAGATTGACTTCGAGTTCTTGGGGAACTTGTCTGGACAACCATATATACTAAGTACAAATATATATTCTCAAGGAAAAGGAGACAGGGAACAACAATTCTATCTATGGTTTGACCCCACAAAGAACTTCCACACTTACTCAGCCATTTGGAACCGCAGAAAGATAAT ATTCCTAGTGGATAACATACCTATCAGAGTGTTCAGCAACTTGGAATCCATTGGTGTTCCATTTCCCAAAAGCCAACCAATGAGAGTTTACTCTACTATCTGGAATGGTGATAGCTGGGCTACAAGAGGAGGACTTGTGAAGATTGACTGGAGCAAAGCACCTTTCACAGCAACTTATAGAAACTACATTGCCAATGCTTGTGTTTGGATATCTGGGAAGCCATGTCGCAACAAGTCCATCAATGCAGCGGAAAACGTTTTCGCTGAGGATAAAGCAATACTTGGTCCTAAGGGCAGGGAAAGACTCAGATGGGTGCAAAAGAATTACATGATTTACAACTATTGCACTGATCTCAAACGATTCCCTAAAGGTCTACCACCAGAATGCAAGAGATAA
- the LOC115957888 gene encoding xyloglucan endotransglucosylase/hydrolase protein 15-like isoform X1 codes for MSSSSQASLRFLLSIFMSVVMVTFASNFYNDVDLTWGDHRANIRNGGQILTLSLDHESGSGFQSKNEYLFGRFDMQMKLVPGDSAGTVTTLYLSSQGGAHDEIDFEFLGNLSGQPYILSTNIYSQGKGDREQQFYLWFDPTKNFHTYSAIWNRRKIIFLVDNIPIRVFSNLESIGVPFPKSQPMRVYSTIWNGDSWATRGGLVKIDWSKAPFTATYRNYIANACVWISGKPCRNKSINAAENVFAEDKAILGPKGRERLRWVQKNYMIYNYCTDLKRFPKGLPPECKR; via the exons atgtCTTCCTCTTCCCAGGCTTCATTGAGGTTTTTGCTTTCCATCTTCATGAGTGTTGTTATGGTCACCTTCGCCAGCAATTTCTATAACGACGTTGATCTTACATGGGGTGATCACCGTGCGAACATACGCAACGGCGGCCAAATTCTCACGCTTTCTCTTGACCACGAATCTGGGTCTGGTTTCCAGTCCAAGAATGAGTACCTATTTGGAAGATTCGACATGCAAATGAAGCTAGTGCCTGGGGACTCAGCTGGCACTGTGACAACATTATAT TTATCTTCACAAGGAGGAGCCCACGATGAGATTGACTTCGAGTTCTTGGGGAACTTGTCTGGACAACCATATATACTAAGTACAAATATATATTCTCAAGGAAAAGGAGACAGGGAACAACAATTCTATCTATGGTTTGACCCCACAAAGAACTTCCACACTTACTCAGCCATTTGGAACCGCAGAAAGATAAT ATTCCTAGTGGATAACATACCTATCAGAGTGTTCAGCAACTTGGAATCCATTGGTGTTCCATTTCCCAAAAGCCAACCAATGAGAGTTTACTCTACTATCTGGAATGGTGATAGCTGGGCTACAAGAGGAGGACTTGTGAAGATTGACTGGAGCAAAGCACCTTTCACAGCAACTTATAGAAACTACATTGCCAATGCTTGTGTTTGGATATCTGGGAAGCCATGTCGCAACAAGTCCATCAATGCAGCGGAAAACGTTTTCGCTGAGGATAAAGCAATACTTGGTCCTAAGGGCAGGGAAAGACTCAGATGGGTGCAAAAGAATTACATGATTTACAACTATTGCACTGATCTCAAACGATTCCCTAAAGGTCTACCACCAGAATGCAAGAGATAA